In Nasonia vitripennis strain AsymCx chromosome 2, Nvit_psr_1.1, whole genome shotgun sequence, a genomic segment contains:
- the LOC100123415 gene encoding heparan sulfate glucosamine 3-O-sulfotransferase 1, which translates to MPSKAWSRHKWPPQFPLDVLWMPRSAMRPVESDAPSDCILVVGVSRPKIAAAFLTVALLSLFLTFHILYDSAVYSLRAAAVVNGPGPAPPPDLLLDVPSNPVPLQPSSPVPPPLPSSKAHFPRTSRQLPQAIIIGVRKCGTRALLEMLFLHPQIQKAAGEVHFFDRDENFEKGFEWYRKKMPYSFKGQVTIEKSPSYFVTPEVPERIYSMNSSVRLLLIVREPVTRAISDYAQLRSHAATASSPIQTNSVQLNNHTFINSYSVQQQQQQQQQQRSFEELVLRPDGSINESYRPIAISIYHMHMYRWLEVFNRRQILVVNGDQLIDDPVPQLKRIESFLRLEPHIGRHNFYFNRTKGFYCMRNDTEEKCLRESKGRRHPRVNPMVVGKLRKFFNAHNQRFYELVGEDLGWPEE; encoded by the exons ATGCCCAGCAAGGCTTGGTCTCGTCACAAGTGGCCTCCCCAATTCCCTCTAGATGTCTT GTGGATGCCGCGCTCCGCTATGAGGCCGGTCGAGAGCGATGCGCCGTCCGACTGCATCCTGGTGGTCGGCGTCTCTCGGCCGAAGATCGCCGCCGCGTTCCTCACGGTCGCCTTGCTCTCGCTCTTCCTCACCTTCCACATTCTCTACGACAGCGCGGTCTACAGTCTGCGGGCGGCCGCAGTGGTCAACGGCCCTGGGCCAGCGCCGCCGCCTGACCTTCTGCTCGACGTTCCCTCCAATCCCGTCCCGCTCCAGCCCTCCTCGCCCGTGCCCCCACCGCTGCCCAGCAGCAAGGCCCACTTCCCGCGCACCAGTCGCCAGTTGCCCCAGGCCATCATCATCGGGGTGCGCAAGTGCGGCACCCGCGCCCTCCTCGAGATGCTCTTCCTGCATCCGCAGATCCAGAAGGCCGCCGGCGAGGTGCACTTCTTCGACCGGGACGAGAACTTCGAGAAGGGCTTCGAATGGTACAGGAAAAAGATGCCCTACTCGTTCAAGGGGCAGGTCACGATAGAGAAAAGTCCGAGCTACTTCGTCACGCCGGAG GTGCCGGAGCGCATCTATTCGATGAACTCGAGTGTGCGTCTCCTGCTGATAGTCCGCGAGCCGGTGACGCGCGCGATTTCGGACTACGCTCAACTGCGTAGTCACGCGGCCACTGCATCCTCGCCCATTCAGACCAACAGCGTTCAGCTCAACAACCACACCTTTATCAACTCCTACAGCgtccaacagcagcagcagcagcaacaacagcagcgcaGCTTCGAGGAACTTGTCCTTCGACCGGACGGTTCCATCAACGAGTCTTACCGGCCAATCGCCATCAGTATCTACCACATGCACATGTACCGCTGGCTGGAGGTGTTCAATCGACGGCAGATCCTCGTCGTCAACGGCGATCAGTTGATCGACGACCCGGTACCTCAACTCAAGCGCATCGAGAGCTTTCTCAGGTTGGAGCCCCACATAGGTCGACACAACTTCTACTTCAACCGGACCAAGGGCTTCTACTGCATGCGCAACGACACCGAGGAGAAGTGCCTAAGGGAGAGTAAGGGCCGCAGGCATCCGCGCGTCAACCCTATGGTCGTCGGCAAATTGCGTAAGTTCTTCAACGCGCACAACCAGCGCTTTTACGAGCTCGTCGGCGAGGACCTCGGTTGGCCCGAGGAATGA